A section of the Ornithinimicrobium sufpigmenti genome encodes:
- a CDS encoding winged helix-turn-helix domain-containing protein: MTVAHVGQLAQAGWDGPVLAVGSVEEARALLDSAQPSARPAAPRGAPPPTRHSSGAAAHEEASHTAYPPPGPPKAQLSPAPDPPARPSGLLLDPDRRRVVHDGRERTLTPLEFGVLEVLMQRAGQVQRFAELTRLVWGTAFTGDSGHLHAVVRRLRRKLGGVRAPVELVAVRGVGFRLSGVAVVDDPRRESMEASAGSRTRARNEPVTGPPGEPAAAGDRPRLEAVVAP, from the coding sequence ATGACGGTCGCGCACGTCGGCCAGCTCGCCCAGGCGGGGTGGGACGGTCCGGTGCTCGCTGTCGGCTCGGTCGAGGAGGCCCGGGCCCTGCTCGACAGCGCACAGCCCAGCGCACGGCCCGCGGCACCGCGCGGTGCGCCACCCCCTACGCGACACTCCTCCGGGGCCGCCGCGCACGAAGAGGCCTCGCACACGGCATACCCGCCGCCTGGGCCGCCCAAGGCCCAGCTCTCGCCCGCACCCGACCCGCCCGCCCGCCCGAGCGGGCTGCTCCTCGACCCTGACCGGCGCCGGGTGGTGCACGACGGGCGCGAGCGCACCCTCACCCCGTTGGAGTTCGGGGTGCTCGAGGTGCTCATGCAGCGCGCTGGTCAGGTCCAGCGCTTCGCCGAGCTGACCCGGCTGGTGTGGGGCACCGCCTTCACGGGGGACTCGGGACACCTGCACGCGGTGGTGCGCCGGCTGCGGCGCAAGCTCGGAGGAGTGCGGGCCCCGGTCGAGCTGGTGGCAGTCCGGGGAGTGGGGTTCCGGCTCAGCGGGGTGGCCGTCGTCGACGACCCGCGCAGGGAGTCCATGGAGGCATCGGCCGGTTCGCGGACCAGGGCACGGAACGAGCCCGTCACCGGGCCGCCCGGCGAGCCCGCCGCAGCGGGCGACCGGCCCCGGCTCGAGGCCGTCGTCGCGCCCTGA
- a CDS encoding winged helix-turn-helix domain-containing protein, whose translation MTSDPTDGPCTFPTALVLVASRHLAESLRRVQESGWTGPVVVVGDAGEATELARRLRPGLTRPEPQPGPSGPGPQPGPAAADRQQLPSTPAPRRQSARLELILDPDRQLVASGGRQVHLTPLEYAVLHALVAQPRQVRRYAELTEEVWGTGHVGDTAQVHSVVKRVRRKLDEIGSPVQVQVVHGVGFRAVRRS comes from the coding sequence GTGACGTCTGATCCCACGGACGGTCCGTGCACGTTCCCTACAGCACTGGTCCTGGTCGCCTCGCGGCACCTCGCTGAGTCCTTGCGCCGGGTACAGGAGAGCGGATGGACCGGCCCGGTGGTCGTGGTGGGGGACGCGGGCGAGGCGACCGAGCTGGCCCGCCGCCTTCGGCCGGGACTGACCCGCCCCGAGCCGCAGCCCGGCCCCTCCGGGCCAGGGCCGCAGCCAGGCCCCGCCGCCGCGGACCGGCAGCAGCTGCCGTCCACCCCAGCACCGAGACGTCAGTCGGCTCGCCTCGAGCTGATCCTGGACCCGGACCGGCAGCTGGTCGCCAGCGGTGGTCGACAGGTGCACCTGACGCCGTTGGAGTACGCCGTGCTCCACGCGCTGGTCGCCCAGCCGCGCCAGGTCCGCCGGTACGCCGAGCTCACCGAGGAGGTCTGGGGGACCGGGCACGTGGGTGACACCGCCCAGGTCCACTCGGTGGTCAAACGGGTCCGGCGCAAGCTGGACGAGATCGGCAGCCCGGTGCAGGTGCAGGTGGTTCACGGGGTCGGCTTCCGCGCGGTGCGCAGGTCGTGA